One Cucurbita pepo subsp. pepo cultivar mu-cu-16 chromosome LG11, ASM280686v2, whole genome shotgun sequence DNA window includes the following coding sequences:
- the LOC111805545 gene encoding uncharacterized protein LOC111805545, producing MESPNPNPQPPVSGASIRSLVKHLKTKESINPSKMAEQIPKPHKKQVRRRLHTSRPYQERLLNMAEARREIVTALKYHRAAMKKAEQELQPQTPLDPSPARSHEAKIRPRKILKSSSIDRNRVYDSQTNFNTNSNNYYNLKNLSNYDPSMNCSFPIWSLNSQSMEGDNMMSIVLPEQTLGLNLNLQDFNNLEMNLFSNGNSVSVSGSGSGSGSSSSSSPSLSIETDQEAPNWTSESNTSGGGSGGGLHVAVGEEEMAEIRSIGDKHEMEWSDKMNLVKSAWWLRFMKIGKKEEEGIGFGFGDEFDQILEFPDWMNNGNETCFQEQLLNDYCSNDHDDHPSSALPCMDIGEFEGMDGEWLA from the exons ATGGAATCTCCCAACCCTAATCCACAACCTCCCGTCTCCGGCGCTTCCATCCGCTCCCTCGTCAAGCATTTGAAAACCAAAGAATCCATCAATCCTTCTAAAATGGCCGAACAAATCCCCAAACCTCACAAAAAGCAAGTTCGACGACGGCTTCATACCAGTCGGCCGTATCAAGAGCGGTTGTTGAACATGGCGGAGGCTAGAAGAGAGATTGTTACTGCACTTAAGTATCACCGGGCGGCTATGAAGAAGGCCGAGCAGGAACTTCAGCCACAGACGCCGCTCGATCCTTCCCCTGCTAGATCTCATGAAGCGAAGATCAGGCCGAGGAAAATCCTCAAATCCTCGAGTATTGACAGAAATAGAGTTTATGATTCGCAAACTAATTTCAATACtaatagtaataattattataatttgaagaatttgagTAATTATGATCCGTCGATGAATTGTTCGTTCCCGATTTGGTCTCTGAATTCGCAATCCATGGAAGGGGATAATATGATGAGCATTGTATTACCAGAACAAACTCTAGGGCTGAATCTCAACTTGCAGGATTTCAACAATTTGGAGATGAATCTGTTCTCAAACGGAAATAGCGTTTCGGTTTCGGGATCAGGTTCTGGTTCGGGTTCGTCGTCTTCGTCTTCTCCCAGTCTTTCAATTGAGACGGACCAGGAAGCACCGAATTGGACATCGGAGTCGAATACGAGTGGCGGTGGTAGCGGCGGAGGGCTGCACGTGGCGGTAGGGGAGGAGGAGATGGCGGAGATCAGATCGATAGGAGATAAGCACGAGATGGAATGGAGTGATAAAATGAATTTGGTGAAATCAGCGTGGTGGTTGAGATTCATGAAGATcggaaaaaaagaagaagaaggaatcgGATTCGGATTTGGAGATGAGTTCGATCAGATTCTCGAGTTTCCAGATTGGATGAACAATGGAAACGAGACTTGTTTTCAAGAACAATTGTTGAATGATTATTGCTCAAATGATCACGACGATCATCCTTCCTCTGCTTTACCTTG CATGGATATTGGAGAGTTTGAAGGCATGGATGGAGAATGGTTagcttga
- the LOC111806156 gene encoding probable carboxylesterase 18 isoform X3, with amino-acid sequence MSDALSALRLPWKVKMMLTAIAVGTDICCRSDVSVNRFLANLMDFKSPPLKKPKNGVKSFDVTVDASRNLWFRLYAPTSESTSESLPLIVYFHGGGFVYMAPDSKLLDDFCQSLAREIHAVVISVNYRLAPEHRCPCQYEDGFDVLKFIDGDGSSFEGLPANVDLKRCFVAGDSAGGNIAHHMILKSGDHEFRELEIIGLIAIQPFFGGEERTESDIRLIKAPLSTIDRTDWYWKAFLPEGFDRDHPSVNIFGPKSVDISKLLRFSRVTRMVRVHQGRRGFHSSAVLEEKQLKESESQIDREERQD; translated from the exons ATGTCCGACGCTCTTTCAGCCCTCCGCCTCCCATGGAAGGTGAAGATGATGTTGACTGCCATTGCCGTCGGCACCGACATCTGCTGTCGTTCAGATGTCTCGGTTAATCGATTTCTCGCTAACCTCATGGATTTCAAGTCTCCTCCACTGAAGAAACCGAAGAATGGCGTCAAAAGCTTCGATGTCACTGTCGATGCTTCTCGAAACCTCTGGTTCCGTCTCTACGCTCCGACCTCTGAATCAACGTCCGAATCGCTACCGTTGATTGTCTATTTCCACGGCGGCGGATTCGTGTATATGGCTCCTGATTCCAAACTTCTCGACGATTTCTGCCAGTCGCTTGCTCGAGAAATCCATGCCGTAGTCATCTCTGTGAACTACCGCCTCGCTCCGGAGCATCGCTGTCCTTGCCAGTACGAAGATGGCTTCGATGTTCTGAAATTCATCGACGGTGACGGTTCTTCGTTTGAGGGATTACCGGCGAACGTAGATCTGAAACGGTGCTTCGTTGCAGGCGACAGCGCTGGTGGAAACATCGCTCATCACATGATTTTGAAATCTGGAGATCACGAATTTCGCGAGTTGGAGATCATCGGCCTCATCGCGATCCAACCGTTCTTCGGCGGAGAAGAGCGAACGGAATCGGATATCAGACTGATAAAAGCTCCATTGTCGACGATTGACCGCACGGACTGGTACTGGAAGGCTTTTTTACCGGAAGGATTTGACAGAGACCACCCGTCGGTGAACATTTTCGGTCCAAAATCAGTGGATATATCGAAG CTTTTACGGTTTTCCAGAGTTACCAGAATGGTCCGAGTTCATCAAGGACGTCGCGGATTTCATAGCAGCGCAGTGCTCGAAGAAAAGCAGTTGAAAGAATCAGAATCACAGATTGATCGTGAGGAAAGGCAAGATTAA
- the LOC111804938 gene encoding copper transporter 5.1-like produces MMHMTFYWSNQVTLLIDSWRTNSWLSYSLSLLACFIVSVFYQYLESYRIRLKLLSCRKPSPSEIDVPLLRSKVAGKWTVVKFAESLFFGVNSAIGYLLMLAVMSFNGGVFVAIVLGLAFGYLAFRSDDEDFSVSVENPCACA; encoded by the coding sequence ATGATGCACATGACCTTCTACTGGAGCAACCAGGTGACGCTCCTGATCGATTCATGGCGGACAAATTCATGGCTAAGTTATTCCCTCTCCTTGCTCGCTTGCTTCATCGTTTCCGTTTTCTACCAGTATTTGGAGAGCTATCGCATCCGTTTGAAGCTTCTTTCATGTCGGAAGCCGTCGCCATCGGAGATCGATGTTCCTCTCCTTCGATCTAAAGTGGCTGGTAAGTGGACGGTTGTGAAATTTGCAGAATCTCTGTTTTTCGGAGTCAACTCGGCGATAGGTTACCTTCTGATGCTCGCGGTCATGTCCTTTAATGGCGGAGTTTTCGTTGCGATTGTGTTAGGGCTTGCGTTTGGTTATTTGGCGTTTAGGAGTGATGATGAGGATTTCAGTGTTAGTGTTGAAAATCCTTGTGCCTGTGCTTAG
- the LOC111806156 gene encoding probable carboxylesterase 18 isoform X2, translated as MSDALSALRLPWKVKMMLTAIAVGTDICCRSDVSVNRFLANLMDFKSPPLKKPKNGVKSFDVTVDASRNLWFRLYAPTSESTSESLPLIVYFHGGGFVYMAPDSKLLDDFCQSLAREIHAVVISVNYRLAPEHRCPCQYEDGFDVLKFIDGDGSSFEGLPANVDLKRCFVAGDSAGGNIAHHMILKSGDHEFRELEIIGLIAIQPFFGGEERTESDIRLIKAPLSTIDRTDWYWKAFLPEGFDRDHPSVNIFGPKSVDISKVRFPAIKVLVGGLDPLIDWQKRYYEGLKKSAFTVFQSYQNGPSSSRTSRIS; from the exons ATGTCCGACGCTCTTTCAGCCCTCCGCCTCCCATGGAAGGTGAAGATGATGTTGACTGCCATTGCCGTCGGCACCGACATCTGCTGTCGTTCAGATGTCTCGGTTAATCGATTTCTCGCTAACCTCATGGATTTCAAGTCTCCTCCACTGAAGAAACCGAAGAATGGCGTCAAAAGCTTCGATGTCACTGTCGATGCTTCTCGAAACCTCTGGTTCCGTCTCTACGCTCCGACCTCTGAATCAACGTCCGAATCGCTACCGTTGATTGTCTATTTCCACGGCGGCGGATTCGTGTATATGGCTCCTGATTCCAAACTTCTCGACGATTTCTGCCAGTCGCTTGCTCGAGAAATCCATGCCGTAGTCATCTCTGTGAACTACCGCCTCGCTCCGGAGCATCGCTGTCCTTGCCAGTACGAAGATGGCTTCGATGTTCTGAAATTCATCGACGGTGACGGTTCTTCGTTTGAGGGATTACCGGCGAACGTAGATCTGAAACGGTGCTTCGTTGCAGGCGACAGCGCTGGTGGAAACATCGCTCATCACATGATTTTGAAATCTGGAGATCACGAATTTCGCGAGTTGGAGATCATCGGCCTCATCGCGATCCAACCGTTCTTCGGCGGAGAAGAGCGAACGGAATCGGATATCAGACTGATAAAAGCTCCATTGTCGACGATTGACCGCACGGACTGGTACTGGAAGGCTTTTTTACCGGAAGGATTTGACAGAGACCACCCGTCGGTGAACATTTTCGGTCCAAAATCAGTGGATATATCGAAGGTGAGGTTTCCAGCGATTAAAGTGTTGGTTGGAGGATTAGATCCATTAATCGATTGGCAAAAGAGATACTACGAAGGATTGAAGAAATCAG CTTTTACGGTTTTCCAGAGTTACCAGAATGGTCCGAGTTCATCAAGGACGTCGCGGATTTCATAG
- the LOC111806156 gene encoding probable carboxylesterase 18 isoform X1, giving the protein MSDALSALRLPWKVKMMLTAIAVGTDICCRSDVSVNRFLANLMDFKSPPLKKPKNGVKSFDVTVDASRNLWFRLYAPTSESTSESLPLIVYFHGGGFVYMAPDSKLLDDFCQSLAREIHAVVISVNYRLAPEHRCPCQYEDGFDVLKFIDGDGSSFEGLPANVDLKRCFVAGDSAGGNIAHHMILKSGDHEFRELEIIGLIAIQPFFGGEERTESDIRLIKAPLSTIDRTDWYWKAFLPEGFDRDHPSVNIFGPKSVDISKVRFPAIKVLVGGLDPLIDWQKRYYEGLKKSGKEAYLTEYPNAFHSFYGFPELPEWSEFIKDVADFIAAQCSKKSS; this is encoded by the coding sequence ATGTCCGACGCTCTTTCAGCCCTCCGCCTCCCATGGAAGGTGAAGATGATGTTGACTGCCATTGCCGTCGGCACCGACATCTGCTGTCGTTCAGATGTCTCGGTTAATCGATTTCTCGCTAACCTCATGGATTTCAAGTCTCCTCCACTGAAGAAACCGAAGAATGGCGTCAAAAGCTTCGATGTCACTGTCGATGCTTCTCGAAACCTCTGGTTCCGTCTCTACGCTCCGACCTCTGAATCAACGTCCGAATCGCTACCGTTGATTGTCTATTTCCACGGCGGCGGATTCGTGTATATGGCTCCTGATTCCAAACTTCTCGACGATTTCTGCCAGTCGCTTGCTCGAGAAATCCATGCCGTAGTCATCTCTGTGAACTACCGCCTCGCTCCGGAGCATCGCTGTCCTTGCCAGTACGAAGATGGCTTCGATGTTCTGAAATTCATCGACGGTGACGGTTCTTCGTTTGAGGGATTACCGGCGAACGTAGATCTGAAACGGTGCTTCGTTGCAGGCGACAGCGCTGGTGGAAACATCGCTCATCACATGATTTTGAAATCTGGAGATCACGAATTTCGCGAGTTGGAGATCATCGGCCTCATCGCGATCCAACCGTTCTTCGGCGGAGAAGAGCGAACGGAATCGGATATCAGACTGATAAAAGCTCCATTGTCGACGATTGACCGCACGGACTGGTACTGGAAGGCTTTTTTACCGGAAGGATTTGACAGAGACCACCCGTCGGTGAACATTTTCGGTCCAAAATCAGTGGATATATCGAAGGTGAGGTTTCCAGCGATTAAAGTGTTGGTTGGAGGATTAGATCCATTAATCGATTGGCAAAAGAGATACTACGAAGGATTGAAGAAATCAGGTAAGGAAGCTTACTTAACTGAATATCCAAATGCGTTTCACAGCTTTTACGGTTTTCCAGAGTTACCAGAATGGTCCGAGTTCATCAAGGACGTCGCGGATTTCATAGCAGCGCAGTGCTCGAAGAAAAGCAGTTGA